CTTTCCTATCTTTCATTTCGGGCATATTTTGAATTGAATTCATTTTTATCTCCTTTTTCAATTTATTTTACCTATTTAGTTTTTTCAGATGTTTTAATTCCTTTTATCATTAACCAGCTTGCAAGGAAGATTTCATTTGTAATAATGAGTATTAATAAATAATCAATAAGTGGGTATGTGACATTTATGAGTTTAAGCAGAGTTGATACAAGTAATGCAAAAATACCAGTTGCCCCCCAAATAGAGATAAATCTTGGAACGGCCATTGTCTTATATAATAAATAGTAAAAAATTAATCCTCCGGCAATAAAAGTATATATGTGAACGTTATTATAAATTAAATCGCGAAAATGATGAAGAGAAGAACTAAGGAATAATAATCCTCCAATTATCATCAAAATACCTTCAACATACTTTAATAATAGATAACTGAGAGATTGATACTTATACATTTTGAATATTGGGTACATTAAAACTGCAATACCTATGACTGCAAATCCGCTAATCACATCAGCAACCATCACGAGTATTTTTGATTGTGTAATTGAGCTTACTAGAACTCCATATGCTACCAATATGAAAATACCTACAAGAATAGACCGTTTTTTATTTGAAATATTGTTAATCGTAATAATTCCCCATAATTTATTAAATCTTATTACTATCGACAATTGGGGTATATAAGCTTTTCTTATAAAGTCAATAGTCGACATTTAATAAAAAATAATGAATAACGGATTGGGCATTTGTATATTTATGGAACAAGGCTGTTAAATCCTTATTTTTATGTTTCTGAAAAAAGAATCAAATCATAGTTTATTAAGTTAAACTTAATGATTATACTAAAATTATTATATAAAAACAGAGTGCATGGCAATCTTGATCAATTCCTATCGTTTGACCTCGAACTATTTCGGAATTATGAACCTTAGACTATTAGTGTCGGTAAGCTGAATACCTCGCCCGAAGGCTTGGTACTTACACTACCGACCTATCAACCGGATCTTCTATCCGTGTCTTCGTCTCTAACTAAAGTTATAGTCACCTATCCCCTTTTGCTATTAGAGAGTGGTTGTCTATTTTCAGGGATTATTTCGGGCTTAGATGCTTTCAGCCCTTATTAACTATGGCGTAGCTACCCGGCGATGCCTTATCAGACAACCGGCACACCAGAGGCCACGGCAGTCTGTTCCTCTCGTACTGGGACTACCTTCCCTTCAGACGACCAACACCCCCGATAGATAGCAACTAACCTGTCTCACGACGGTCTAAACCCAGCTCACGTTCTCCTTTAATGGGCGAACAACCCCACCCTTGGGTCCTGCTGCAGACCCAGGATGGAAAGAACCGACAGCGAGGTAGCAAGCCCGGGGGTCGATGTGGGCTCTTGCCCCGGACGACTCAGTTATCCCCAGGGTAGTTTTTCTGTTAGTCCAAGCCCCCATCAAGGAGGCATTGGAGTTCGCTAGGCCCGGCTTTCGCCTCTGGATATCTTGTGGTGTAATATCCAGTCAGGCTGACTTTTGGCCTTGCCCTCTACGGTGGATTCCTGACCCACCTGAGTCAACCTTAGGGCGCCCTCGATACCTTCTCGAGGGCGTACCGCCCCAGCCAAACTGCCCACCTACCGGTGTCCCAACAATAACAATGTTGGTTAGTCGCTTAGACCTAGAAGGTTGGTGTTCCATTTGCGCCTCCACAATCCCTGACGAGATTGCTTCGATGGCTACCAACTACGCTCTACATCAAAATCCAAGCGACAACGACAGGCTGCAGTAAAACTCCATGGGGTCTTCGCTTCCCATCGGGGGACCCTGGCATATTCACCAGGAAGTGGTTTCACTAGGTTCCAGTTAGGGACAGTAGGGCTCTCGTTACACCATTCATGCAAGCCGCCAATTAAGCGGCAAGGTATTACGCTACCTTAAGAGAGTTATAGTTACTCCCGCCGTTTACCGGCGCTTCCCCCGGTTGAAACCGGGCTTAACGTGCCGGCACTGGGCAGATGTCACCAGCTGTACAAACCTTTACAGGATAGCAGCTAGCTGTGTTTTTATTAAACAGTCGAAGCCCTCAAGTTACTGAGACGTACCGTCCGATGAAAGACAGTACGCACTCCTTATCCCAAAGTTACGGAGCTATTTTGCCGAGTTCCCTTAACTGGAGTATCCCAACACGCCTTAGGCTTCTCACCAAGGGGCACCTGTGTCGGATCTCAGTACGAACATAAAGAATTCATTTCTATCCTCTTTTCACGGACTCCAGAGATCGGCCGAACCCGACTAAAATGTCAGGCCATTCCTAATTTCTTCCACTTCTCTGCATTAAGCATCTCCATGGAATTATATAGTTAGATGGAACGATGGTTCCATTCAGCGTACTCCGAAGTGTCAAGGATAGAACTTGCGTTGCCGCGAGTATCTTTATGGTACCCGAATATTAACGGGTTTCCCTTTCGACTCAATCGAGTTACGAAGAGTCTTAGGATCGACTAACCCTCAGTTGACGAACATTGCTGAGGAATCCTGGCCCTTTCGGCGGTGGGGATTCCAACCCCACTTTGCTGTTACTCCCGGCAGGATCTACAATTCTGACAGGTCCACTGGAACTCACGCCCCAGCTTCTGCCCTATCACAACGCCTCCCTAGCGAATCTCTTTCGAGTCCTAGAGTATCGGTATCTGGCTTAATCCATTCCATTATCGGAGCCATCAATCTAGACGGGTGAGCTGTTACGCTATCTTTAAAGGGTGGCTGCTTCTAAGCCTACCTTCCCGCTGTTTTAGACTGATGACGTCCTTTAACTTATCCAGAATTTGTGGACCTTAACTCTAGTCTGGGTTTTTTCCCTAAGGGGACATGAGCTTACCCCAACGCCCCCGACTCCGAAGATCTACGACGCAAACAAGTTCGGAGTTTGACAGTATGCCGAGAGATTTCTCCCCCTAAACATTCAATCAGTGCTCTACCTTGTCTGCTATCTCCCTTCAGGCTAGACTGCGGCCTATTTAGGGAGGAACCAGCTGTCTCCAGCCTTGATTAGCCTTTCACTCCTATTCCAAGATCAGAAGAACGAGTTGTACGTCAGAACCTCTTCGGGCCTCCACCAATCAATTGATCGGCTTCACCCTGCCCTGGAATAGATCGACTGGTTTCGGGTCTTTTGGTAGTGATTCCGGGCACTTTCACACCCCGTCCCTCAGAGTAAACTCTTGCGGACTGTTGATTTCTCTATGATTACGAAATTAAATTCTTAATCTCACCACTACCAGAAACTCCCTGCCTCGTGCTTCAAGACGTACAGCATGACCCTAGTCCTCTTCTCTCGTACTAATGGATTACTCCATATTCCTTTAAGAAGAATCGCTCCTTTTGAGCCATGCATATCTTTCACTGTTTGGTTTCAGGTTCTTTTAACCCCCCTCTCGGGGTACTTTTCAGTTTTCCCTCACGGTACTAATTCACTATCGGTCTCAATACGTATTTAGAGTTAGGAGTTGATGCCTCCCTTTTTCCTGAAGGATATCCGACCCACAGTACTCAGGTACTCTACAAATTCTACATGCTTACGCTTACGGGACTTTCACCCTCTGCGGTATATCATTTCAGATAAATTCAGCTTCACATGTAGTAATCGTAAGCAGAGCCCATACACCACATCCTTATGATACTAAAGTATCACAAGTTCAGTTTGCTCTCTGTCCTTTTCGATCGCCTTTACTAAGGACATCGCATTTGCTTTCTTTTCCTCCCCCTACTAAGATGTTTCAATTCAGGGGGTTCCCTTTCCTTTCGGAATAGAAACGGGAAGTCCCATTCGGGCATCCTGGGTTCAAAGGCCACATGCGCCTAGCCCAGGCTTATCGCAGCTTGTCACGCCCTTCATCGGCGTCTTGAGCCGAACCATTCCCCAAACAGCATTAGTTCATATTCTTACTTTAGCCAAGGTCAATTAACGGGAATTGATCGAAGATTTACCTATGCACGGCTTCTTCTAAAACTATTAATAGTTTTACTAGTTCTTAATAGTTTTATCAGCCACTTACATCAAAATGATATCAATGTAAGATACTTAAGGTGGACCCATCGGGATTTGAACCCGAGGCCTCTGCCTTGCAAAGGCAGCGCTCTTCCAGCTGAGCTATGGGCCCGTAAGTCCAATATCTTTGTAGTGTTTAGGTAAACAGGAGGTGATCTAACCGCAGGTTCCCCTACGGTTACCTTGTTACGACTTATCCCCCCTCGCGAAACCTAGGTTTGACTCTACCCTAGGGGCAAAGCCTCACCTAAACCTCACTAAGGTGGATTGACGGGCGGTGTGTGCAAGGAGCAGGGACGTATTCACCGCGCGATGATGACACGCGATTACTAGAGATTCCAGCTTCATGAGGGCGAGTTACAGCCCTCAATCCGAACTAAGAGCAAGTTTAAAGGATTGCCTTTCCCTTTCGGGATCGGAGCCCATTGTCTTGCCCATTGTAGGCCGCGTGTAGCCCGGGAGATTCGGGGCATACTGACCTACCGTCGCCCTCTCCTTCCTCCACTTTAGCAGTGGCGGTCCATCTAGGGTACCCAGCATCCCGAAGGGATCTGCTGGCAACTAGATGCAAGGGTCTCGTTCGTTGCCTGACTTAACAGGACGCCTCACGGTACGAACTGACGGCGGCCATGCACCTCCTCTCAGCTTGTCAAGCAAGGTCATCAACCTGGCAATCATACTGCTGTCGCTCCCGGTGAGTTTTCCGGCGTTGAGTCCAATTGAACCGCAGCCTCCACCTCTTGTGGTGCTCCCCCGCCAATTCCTTTAAGTTTCAGCCTTGCGACCGTACTCCCCAGGCAGCGAGTTTAACGGCTACCCTACAGCACAGGGCCATCTCGTAGATGCCCCCACACTTAACTCGCATCATTTACGCCTAGGACTACCCGGGTATCTAATCCGGCTCGCTCCCCTAGGTTTCGTCCCTCACCGTCAGACCCGTTCCAGTTGGACGCCTTCGCCACAGGTGGTCCCCCTAGGATTACAGGATTTCACCCCTACCCTAGGAGTACCTCCAACCTCTCCCGGTCTCAAGACAAGCAGTATCTCTAGATTTCCCACGGTTAAGTCGCAGGATTTAACCAAAGACTTACTTATCCGGCTACGAACGTTTTAGGCCCAATAATCGCGGCTACCACTTGAGCTGCCGGTATTACCGCGGCGGCTGGCACCGGTCTTGCCCAGCCCTTACTCCTCTGGTTACTTAGACCAAAGAACAGCCCATGCAATGCATGAGCACTTGGGATCCCCCTGTCACGGTTTCCCGCATTGCAGAGGTTTCGCGCCTGCTGCGCCCCGTAGGGCCTGGGGCCTTGTCTCAGTCCCCAACTCCGGGCTTCAGCTCCCACTGCCCGTACCGATCGTAGGCTTGGTGGGCCATTACCCCACCAACAACCTAATCGGACGCAGGCCCATCCTCAGGCGCAAAAGCTTTGGATAAAAGAACATTCCAGTATCTTTTATCTATCTAATATTAGCCCCAGTTTCCCGGGGTTATCTCAGTCCTGAGGGTAGGTTACCTACGTGTTACTGAGCCGTATGCCGGCGTCCGAAGACACCTTGACTCGCATGGCTTAGTCGAATCCCAATAGCAGTAGCCTCCGGCAGGATCAACCGGAGTGCGATCGCAATTCAATAAAATAGGAATTGGTAAATATGTGTTCACCTAAAATTCACCAAGATATTGGACTTCCATCAAACACAGCCTTATATGCCTGTGCTCTCATGACGGTCCTTTGAATTCGTTTATCGTGTGATACACGACTTCATTGGAACTTGAGACATAGTGTCTCTCATTATATACTCAAAGGTAATAAGATATTAAAAATTATTGCAAAATCATGCACTGAGTTCACTGTTTAATAGGATCTCATGATGCCCTATGAATCCAGCGATGTCTTTGGTAGAGTTTGAAACTGGATATGCAAATTGAGTCTTTTTGGATATTTGTTTTCTTAGGGTTTCAAGAGGTGTGGTGTAGTCAAGTAACTCAGGCTCTCTTGTTAGGATTTCTTCAACTTTAAACTCCTTTATTAGTGTTTCTGGGTGGTGTTTTGCATTAATATTCTTCCTAAACTTATAAAGGCCAAAGAGTAGATCCTTCACGGATATTAAACCCATGTAATTATTATGAGATTTGATTGCAAAGTATCTTATTCCCTCCTCTAAATACTGTTTTCTGGCATGAATTACTCTATCTCCCCAAGACAATGTACTGAACTTTCTAGTCATCGCGTCTCCAATTGTACCTTTTGATTCAACTAGAGGAATCATATGCCTTCTTGTAATCATTCCAACTAGCTCTTCTCCTTCAACTACCGGTAGTATAGAGATATAGTCGCTTCTAAAAAATTCAAGTGCTTTTTTTGCATTTTCATCTGCAGATATTGTGTAAGGATTTTTAGTTATAGACGAGGATATGTGGAATACTGATACATCTAAATTTAGACTTCTGGCATCTCCAATCTTTTCAATTATATTGCTTGCAGTCAATACCCCCATTAATTTTCCATCGTTTATTACTGGAAGTCTTAAAACTCCATTTTTGTCCATTAATTTTATTGCGTCTGATAGTTTTCTGTCTTTATCTACTTTTATTGGGCGTTTCATAATTTCTCTTACTTCCATTAAACCACCACCTTCAGTTATTAAAATAATAATAAATCATAAAATAACAAAATAAGTTTTTTACTCCTATTCTGGCAAAGGAAATCGTTTTATCACCTACACCAAAATATGGATTAATATTCTTCTTCCATGATTTCCTTGCAATCGTCACAAACGAACTGTCCATTGACAAGTTTTAATGCGGATGTATAGGTACCACAGATTTCACAAATCCCTCCTTCTGGGGGAGGGGTTGCTATTGCACTATCATCAGGTTCGAATCTCCATTCCTCAAAAGATAAGGACAATATATCTTTTGGCGTGATTATTGCCACAGGTATCCCTTCGTCCATTACTACCAAATTTCTAATTTTTTCTTGGGTTATTAATTCTGAGGCATCTCTTATCATTTTGCCACTGCTTATGGTAACAACTGGCGAAGTCATTATTGATTCTAAAGTTACTTCAGTTGGTTTTCTCTTTTTTGAGACAACTTCTCTTAATATATCTCTTTCAGAAACTATCCCAACGGGTTCACCATCATCTACCACTACGACAGCATTAGAGTTGTCTTTAGTCATTTCTCTGGCTGCATTTGAAACAGTGTCTTTAGGTTTCATGAGGATTATATCTCGTTTTATAACCTTAGATAGGGGTACATCAAGCATCCAAACACCTACATTAACAATTTTATTAAGTGTTCTAAATATTTAAGTCTTTGGAGTAAAGGTTAAAAGGAGATTATAAAAAATGTCTTTGTGAATAAATGAAGAATATTAAGGTATTTGGTTTAAACTTAGACCCAGATGAAAGAGACGAATCAATATTCAATAAATTATCTAGTACCGGTATGGAGGTTAAGGATCCTTACGAAATTGTATCTGAAAAGCTAAAAGATACAAACGAAATTAAATTTACAAAAATTGGGAAAGTTCAAGTTGAACCATGGTTAGTCCCAAATCCTAAGAAAGAAGATCTTTTCATGGTAGATGTTGGCAATCTTGTAGCCTTCATAGATTCAGATGGTTGCAGAGAATACGCTTCTAAGGTGAAAGAATTTGTCAAAGAAAATGTATTCCCTGATATTCCTCTAATGGTAGGTGTTGATCATTCCGGTACTGGTGGGTGTATAGAGGCATTAGCAGAAAAGTATGGAAAAGGAAATATCTCAGTAGTGATGCTTGATAGTCATTTTGACGGAATAGTGCCCACCCAGAGATTAAAACTAATACAGCATGATATTGAATTTAATCCAAATACTAAATTCTCAAAAGATGACCCTTATTTATATAATAGAGTTGATAGCTTCAATGCAGATTCGTTCCTTTATTTCCTTCTAAAAGAAAAAAAGATACTCCCCAAGAATCTCTTCGTTTTGGGTGTTTCAGATTACCCCCCAAATGCTGCAAAAGATGCAAGAGATCCAAGAATCAGAGAATACTATGAATTCTATAAAAAATTTGAAGATGATGGCGTCACTATCTTACCAAAAAATAAACTGAAGGCTAATTTCGAGATGGCACTCAAGAAGGTCTTTGAAAAAATTAAGACGCCTTACATCTACGTTTCAGTAGATATAGATATAGGTTCAAGGCAGGCTTTGACCGGGGCTAGATTCCTTGATTATCTTGGACTTGAGGAATCAGAAATCTATAGAATTCTAGATGGAGTAAACAAGTATGCCAAAGAGAAAAATATAGAAATTGTGGGCGCGGATGTAATGGAGATAGACCAATCAAAAGCCGGACAAAAGTTTGGTAAGAACTATGATAAGACCTACGATATATCTTTGGAAGTAATAAACAGGATATTCAGATAATAACATTAGAATTAAATTAAAAAATAATAAAAATTTTTTATCTTATCTTTTAAGAGTTATCTCAATTGCAGAAACGTTGGCATTTGAATTGTCGTCTCTTGTTATTGTTTCTGTTGATGTAGTTATTTTTTGTACGTTAACGTCGTTTACAAATTTGTTTCTGACTATTTCCGCAACATCGACTGCTCTTGAAATGGCTCTGCCTCTTGCTTTTATTACTACATTTTCTGTTTCTTTTTTGTTAAGCTGTGTTACAACAGCTAAAACATAGTTCATTACAGGTTTACTACCGACAAACACGATATTTTCGTCTGACATTACTAATCCTCCTCTACTGTTATTGCATTCACTGCGCATTCGTTAACACATAGGAGACATGCAAT
Above is a window of Methanofastidiosum sp. DNA encoding:
- a CDS encoding CBS domain-containing protein, with the protein product MEVREIMKRPIKVDKDRKLSDAIKLMDKNGVLRLPVINDGKLMGVLTASNIIEKIGDARSLNLDVSVFHISSSITKNPYTISADENAKKALEFFRSDYISILPVVEGEELVGMITRRHMIPLVESKGTIGDAMTRKFSTLSWGDRVIHARKQYLEEGIRYFAIKSHNNYMGLISVKDLLFGLYKFRKNINAKHHPETLIKEFKVEEILTREPELLDYTTPLETLRKQISKKTQFAYPVSNSTKDIAGFIGHHEILLNSELSA
- the albA gene encoding DNA-binding protein Alba, producing MSDENIVFVGSKPVMNYVLAVVTQLNKKETENVVIKARGRAISRAVDVAEIVRNKFVNDVNVQKITTSTETITRDDNSNANVSAIEITLKR
- a CDS encoding CBS domain-containing protein, whose protein sequence is MLDVPLSKVIKRDIILMKPKDTVSNAAREMTKDNSNAVVVVDDGEPVGIVSERDILREVVSKKRKPTEVTLESIMTSPVVTISSGKMIRDASELITQEKIRNLVVMDEGIPVAIITPKDILSLSFEEWRFEPDDSAIATPPPEGGICEICGTYTSALKLVNGQFVCDDCKEIMEEEY
- a CDS encoding DUF4386 domain-containing protein, yielding MSIVIRFNKLWGIITINNISNKKRSILVGIFILVAYGVLVSSITQSKILVMVADVISGFAVIGIAVLMYPIFKMYKYQSLSYLLLKYVEGILMIIGGLLFLSSSLHHFRDLIYNNVHIYTFIAGGLIFYYLLYKTMAVPRFISIWGATGIFALLVSTLLKLINVTYPLIDYLLILIITNEIFLASWLMIKGIKTSEKTK